In Rutidosis leptorrhynchoides isolate AG116_Rl617_1_P2 chromosome 6, CSIRO_AGI_Rlap_v1, whole genome shotgun sequence, the DNA window catgtaaatatcaatctcaattaatatatataaacatgaaaaagttcgggtcactacacacttgACTCTACATCCTTTTCTTTCTGCCTCATACCCTCTAGCCTCGTTCTGTTCTTCTCATCCACTTCTAATTTTATGGTTGCAATTCCCCGTTTTGTTGGGAATTTTAGCATGCCATGTATTGTCGACGATATGGCACCTAACTTTTGCAAGGTGCTCCTGCTTAACAGTGCATTGTGCTCAGCTTTTGATTGGACTACAGTGAATTCAATTTCAACATCACTCTTCTTTTTATCATTAATGTCGTCTCGTAGATCTAACCCAATTTTAATCGTTCCTAACGACAGGACCATTTCACCAGCAAAACCAAAAAAAGTAGCTGCTTTCTTTTTTAACTGCGACCTAACTGACATAGGCAGTGACATGTAGCAATGTTCATACATTACATCTGTACCACAGCCAGTGTCTACGCATAATCCCTTAAGCTCCTGATTGCAGTTTCTGATGTATCCTTTAACTATCACGGGTTTGTTCAACCAGTCCCTTTTACTTTCTTCGAATGAGATTCCTGCTTTTCTCCAATCTCTAACCTTTCTCACTTTTGCTATGACGTTCTCACCTTTtaccatatttatggttttttctgcTTCCCCTGCTTTTAGTTCGCTTTTCTTTCGCCACGGAAATTCTTTTTCCTGTCTTGACTTGTGGCCTTCTACTTTAGCCGATTTCTTCAAATGCTGCAACCTTCCCTTTTTTAGTTCTGCAACCACCCTCTCAATTAACTGCCTGCACTTATTAGTTTCGTGACCAAAATCATCATGAAAATCACAAAATTTGGTTTTGTCCTTTTTTGCATAATCGGGTAGTGGTGTTGGTGCTTCGAACGTTTTACATACTGACTCAGTTGCCAATATCTCCTTTGACGTTTTGCTGAGATCTATTATGATTGCATAATTATCATCATGAATGCTCTTGTTTCGGTAACTACCACCTCCTCTACTGTTGTTGTACCATCGgtacttattgttattatgataaCTTCCGCCTTTgagagggttattattattatacctctTCGCAGATCCAGAACTCTTGCTCTGATCACGAtgatgatcatcatcattattgctTTTGCCCAGGTAGCTTTTTCCGTAATTTTGTGTTATATCTTCTTGCGCCCGCATGTAATCATGCGCCTCCTTTATTGCTTCCGCAAATGTTTGCGGAACCTTCCTTCTCAACCTCTGCCATAAAGATAGGTGCATTTCTGTATCAAGGCAGTGTATAAACCCTGACACCTTTTGACTTTCTGGTAGATCTGGTATTTTAGCCACTTCTTTGGTGTACCTATCAATGATCTCACCCAAGGATTCTTTGGGTTTTTGCTTTATGTCATGGCATTCCACATGCATTCTTCTATGCACACGCAGACTATGAAAATTAAGTAAAAACCGGGATCTTAAGTCTGCATACCCTGTTATGCTTCTGGGAGTTAAATTATTGAACCACTCCCGCGCCACTCCTTGCAATACGATTGGTAGCATGTGACATGCTACCTCATCTCCCCAATTTTGGGTTCTTGCTGTTCCCTCAAATCTTTGTAGGAAGTCATCAGGGTCAGATAACCCATCGTAGCTTCCTAATGTTAGCGGTATTACAGGTGCTTGAGGGAACGGGTGATTCACTATATGTGCAGCGAATTTTTCTGTAGTGGGAGCCACCTCTAAAGATTGTGTTTCTTTATGCCCCTGCATTACTGCAAACCAGTTTTGCATAAACTACTGAAATCGCGCTGGCTCATTGAGCGCTTGCGCTAAATGTGGGGGTGCAACTTGCTGCAATTGTGAAATAAAATTATTTGAGCTTCTTGGCTCCAGTGGATTATAAGGCGCACTTCCCTCATCACCCTGGTGTTGAGTTCGCATTAACCCATCTACACTTGGTTGGGTTGGTGCATAAGTCATCTTCGCTTGGAGCGGCGCTACGGTAATATACGAACCATCTAGGTTTCTCAAACCCAATCTTCTTATTTCTTCGCACTTGCCGGGGTAACCCTCaaagtttgagtttccggctccaccgTTGTGATAACTGGGATCATTCCTACATATGTGGTTTTTGCCATTAGCTTAGCGCCACTTGGCGGAGAGTCATACTCGTCGTCCGTTTCCTTAGAGCGTATATAGCTCATGTTATCTGGAGATCCAAAACTTATTTTTTCCGGAGACTTCATTCGTCCCGTTTCCGTTTCTTTGAAGCGGACATAGCCAGTTTCTActgccgggggggggggggggggggcatcTCCACCACTCTGTAGCCGCTCACTTTCTGTCCCTACCATGGTCGGAGGAACAGTTTTTTCCGTCTCGGCGCTTGTCGGCCCTGTTTGAATATTTTCTGTCAAAGGGGGTTTTGACACCTTTTTCCCTTCTGTCACAGATGCATGTTTTGATGTTTGTGCAGGTGTTCGTTGACCTGGAAATGTCTGAAAAGTTGGTTTCGGACCTTTGTTGCCTGCCATTGATCTGAATTAGATAAACAACCTGAAATCGACCGATTAGTACGAACAAAAAATATTTTATTGAAAACACAAAAACGAATTAGATTCATCATGAATTTCTTTGTTATTTGCTCATGtaaccggtcccacggatggcgccaaatgagcaagcatattttcacgggatCAAGGaaaaggggtttaaggactaacaacattcgaacctacgcttgagtgcataaaaggggtttaaggactaaacattcgaacctccgacgcttggtcgtggataacccacatcagtatcgtttcgattccgacagggtggccgatttgagagtccaccaacaacctagcatacgaggttgagtggcccaaagacatgaaggttttatagttcaatacatacctgaaagtctttagagatcgtaagaagatttgttcgtacgatagagatttgtatgctgtagtttacgtatgagtaaacaagTGAACGTATATgtatttagggtttatgagctatgtatttataggctcacgaattagggtttcggtagaatcttttccctaattaaatgcaatcttatcccaatAAACATTCGTTATTTAAGGAAGAGAATCCGACTTGATTATACCGTACACTCTTCTAGAATGTgccggacccttatgcaagtatacgaaactcgcatcagatggtataggcgcatattgTGCAGCTATACCCGTGCCACATGCCTTATATGGTAGTTTATGTGCGTTCTAGGGCTTTGGATGCGCAATCCGCATAGATACTTAAAAGGAACAATGCATCTTGGGTTATGGTATCCAAAGTTTACCCCCAttgatattatgtgctttgcggattccgatcatggtggatcaatgattgatagaaaaagcacaagtGGAGTATGCGCGTTCGTGGGGCTTTACTTAATGTCATGGTTCTCAAAGAAGCAAACATCCATCGCATTgtctaccaccgaagccgaatatgtagCGATGGGAAGAGCGTGTGCACAAGTGCTATGAATGAAGCAAACCTTCCTCGATTACGGTATCATCTCATCTGAAATACCCATATGTTGTGATAATAAAAGTGCTATAGACCTATcgaaaaatcaaatattacactctaggactaaacacattGACATTAGGCACCATTTCCTTCGTGACCACGTCCAAAACGGTAATATTGTGATAGATAAGGTAGAATCTGCTGAAAACATAGCTGACATATTCACTAAGCCCCTTAAAAAGGAAACCTTTAATTTGCCtaggaatgggttgggaatgatggaaTATACTCCTTAAAATTTGATCCTgatcacgcacggtcgaaccacgatcgACCGTGATGAGAGTTGCCTGATGTCTGATGAATTTCTTTGTCTTTTATGCAACTCCTTTGATACCCAAACAACTTTTTCACCAACCACATCTCTTCCTTAAACCATAACCACTGAATTTCTGGTGTTACTTTTGTCCTACCTTCAAGTTTTTTTCAAAAAGTGGTCCATACTCTTTCAAATCTATTCAAGGAAATGACCAACACGAGAAATCAACGTATCACGAACAATAGGCAATACATGGAGACTAGAACACTTCATGAGGAGCGTGTTGTTCATCATACCGAGTTTCCCGAGCTAACTCAACTTTTTACCCATAACAATTGTTTCTCATTTCTTGAGCTTGATGAAACCATTTATCCAACTCTCATTAGGGAATTCTATGGTAATCTTGATGTTTCCAACCCCGATCAAGTGGCATTTCGACTTTTTAATACACCTTACACTTGGTCCCTAAAACAATTCGGAACCGTTATGGCAATTCCTTCGAATGGGTGTTCCTTCTATACTCCTTCAACCGATCTAAGATCACTTAATCCTACGTTTTCGTTACAACCCATCTTAGATCTCATCACCGCTCCGAGAGTACAACGAAACCTCAACCAACGACTTCGTATTCAAGATGACGACATCCGCCATGATCTTCAACTTATTCTTAATGTCATTCGGAACAATGTCTATTGTCGGGAACCTACCGCTACTCACATCTCAGGAACCGAAGTCATTGTCATGTGGTCACTTCTCACTGAAGAATCCATAAATCTTGCTTATCTCACTACTCAAAGAATGGGTTACCTTCGACAACTAGgaattcatccacttccatattcaAATCATCTTAATCGGCTTTTTCGATTCATTAATGCCATCAACGCTTCTCATGTAACTCAACCCATGTCAACAATTCCTATTACTTATTGGGAggctgtaagaccctaatattttgtACAGAGATGTAAATAGAGTACGTGAAGCGTGGGGGACATTGTGTAAATAAATTGAGGTCAGAAACTGTCCAGACCTTCGTGCGCGCCACGCACActtaagggagcgcgccgcgcactgcaCCCGGGCcagttttctgctttttaaattaaagttaaatgaagggtattctTGTCTTTTCACATGGGGACGAGTTTAGGGCTGTAAAGGCCAGTTGGGTGGTGGTTGAAAGCACATTCAACACtccaccaaccttatcatctctCTCATTCAATTCTAGAGTAAGAAACCCAttaagagagagaaagcttaaatcgaggaggaagaagttgatttcgggtcaaagcgggtgcattaaagttgttcatctagtcactagctacgttttggttgtagtggtatgttctacctttgatttccttactttgatttatgtatgggttagggtttggataaatgaagaacataaaacccatatttggtgattttgggtgttcttgggtaagattgagtcatgaggactcaagattgactaacctagggtttcaaagtgtaaattggtatttatgagtcttaaatggtagttaatcactagcacccttagtgtttaaagtgaatgggagtatttgggtttgttaatgacccaaatgagtgtgttaaccttgaaatgggtcaaatgagtctttgatgacctaagtgggttaatgggtgcgaaaatgagataaccttgtgttaaaaggtgtattaagaccataatcgaattgttGGTAAGGATTTGACATAATCCTGACCTAGTattagaatgaatggtgcaaatgagccacgtttgcactatgggccaaatggcacgtggatggcgaataagttggttgaccaacttgaatgaatgattgatatatgtgcataatgtaataggtacgttaccttgaagttgcgagcttggtttatcaattcaccgaaggcgtaaggtgagtggaataattatgcgtgtacgtgtataatgtatttatttgtgtagtatgaatgtcgtattgtcgcggtgtttaagacaccacattctacgtaacgagtggtattgtcacggtgtttaagacaccactcattggtttgattggcatgtggtattgtcacggtgtttaagacaccacattgtcatgggagtggaattttcgcggtgttcaagacaccactcattggtttgattgacatgtggaattgtcgcagtgttcaagacaccacattgtcatgggggtaggttagtcgcggtgtttaagacatcacccgggggattagtgattacgcggtgattaagttacactaacggatgttatgaactccgacggcctttcgcgagtaccgttcctttgtatgattggttaatcatggttgtgtgaattttgtatttagCATATGTAATtctgaactatatgctattggtgtcgctagcttattgtgaattgcggatcttggtttatgcataatgtttgcatagttgtcgaattgctagcttgtattacggtattgtgtaagtgattgcaagtaagtaggttatgcatgtatatgtataattattgcgttCACTAAGCGGTAtgcttaccttctcgttgtttaccttttttataggttgcgacgtggacaagggtaagggcgttcgtttggattagtgatcccgcttcgttATGTTAAGAGAAGCTTTTAGACGTAtagctttttgaagtttgaccaagatttgggtagtttaacccccaaacatcatgctctagtgtcgttttgaaattaaactaatttggtcgaaacttgtattttgtacgaaactcgtaatttgggcatacgtgggcccggtgtcgtaaaacttcttttattattggaatgtgttagttttacatattataacatgttgtgaaaagcgtttcgtctaattatgtcgggaagttggAGATCTTTAATTAAaatttggaaaatccggacagcgggctgccaggcaacctgcgcgtcgcgcaccctaaggtgttgcgcgccgcgcactgtagtgtatataaaaaaaaattgctttGCTGTTTACGGTTGggtaatgggttgggttgttacaagtggtatcagagcatggtctaagggatttaggggacttgagataggtgcctagacttagactttattgtgtatgcgctttatgcgggacttgtaggagacgggtcggaccggggatgtGTTAGTGCTtatgtttatgtgaactaaccttgcactaattgttgtgttgtgttagcaatcatcgagcgagatggacgttgtactagcaagttaatgtgacatgctcgcataacaatgattagctaccattgttacgggttcaaatcgtgtcaaacaagcaatgtacgacgatcgttgagcaagatggggcggtaaggtgtatatgtgtatatgtatgtgtcatgtcttttcgtttctttgttaaactcttccgttttatagaatgaagatgagaaacggacacgacaccgataatgggggcacgagcgaggaccccgagttcacggccaatgttgaggccattttgaaaagtcatcatgcggcTTTCCTAGAAGATGTCaaaaagatgttcctagatac includes these proteins:
- the LOC139855182 gene encoding uncharacterized protein, with product MQGHKETQSLEVAPTTEKFAAHIVNHPFPQAPVIPLTLGSYDGLSDPDDFLQRFEGTARTQNWGDEVACHMLPIVLQGVAREWFNNLTPRSITGYADLRSRFLLNFHSLRVHRRMHVECHDIKQKPKESLGEIIDRYTKEVAKIPDLPESQKVSGFIHCLDTEMHLSLWQRLRRKVPQTFAEAIKEAHDYMRAQEDITQNYGKSYLGKSNNDDDHHRDQSKSSGSAKRYNNNNPLKGGSYHNNNKYRWYNNSRGGGSYRNKSIHDDNYAIIIDLSKTSKEILATESVCKTFEAPTPLPDYAKKDKTKFCDFHDDFGHETNKCRQLIERVVAELKKGRLQHLKKSAKVEGHKSRQEKEFPWRKKSELKAGEAEKTINMVKGENVIAKVRKVRDWRKAGISFEESKRDWLNKPVIVKGYIRNCNQELKGLCVDTGCGTDVMYEHCYMSLPMSVRSQLKKKAATFFGFAGEMVLSLGTIKIGLDLRDDINDKKKSDVEIEFTVVQSKAEHNALLSRSTLQKLGAISSTIHGMLKFPTKRGIATIKLEVDEKNRTRLEGMRQKEKDVESSV